A window from Bacillus marinisedimentorum encodes these proteins:
- a CDS encoding DUF2225 domain-containing protein has translation MTQEIQPLYDKTYTCPQCGASYSSKQLRSRFVRTETRDADFCIWYKHPEYDPDLYFIHICPACGFAAGDLSKDTLTDEARIVFRKEVGAKWGQGDSYSHIRTVEKAAETYKLAIYTGKLLQENNQVLGGLCLRAAWVYRKNGDSQNENRFLNMALTHYLESDITGDFAVSGMSEMRLHYLIGELYRRLDQGRKAIPYFSKVLHHKNKAYEPQLAEAARTQYYLIKEGDTPPKP, from the coding sequence ATGACACAGGAAATTCAGCCTCTCTACGATAAAACATATACATGCCCGCAATGCGGTGCCAGCTATTCGAGTAAGCAGCTGCGATCCCGTTTCGTCAGGACTGAAACGCGCGATGCCGATTTTTGCATCTGGTACAAACACCCTGAATATGATCCCGACCTTTATTTCATACACATTTGCCCGGCCTGCGGCTTTGCGGCAGGAGATCTGTCCAAAGACACTTTAACAGATGAAGCACGTATAGTATTTCGAAAAGAAGTCGGTGCGAAATGGGGGCAGGGTGATTCCTATTCGCACATCAGGACAGTTGAAAAAGCGGCTGAAACGTATAAGCTGGCTATCTATACCGGCAAACTGCTTCAGGAGAACAACCAGGTACTTGGCGGATTATGCCTGAGGGCCGCATGGGTATACCGGAAAAATGGCGATAGTCAAAACGAAAATAGATTTTTAAACATGGCACTCACCCATTACCTGGAATCTGATATAACTGGAGATTTCGCGGTAAGCGGCATGAGTGAAATGCGGCTGCATTATTTGATCGGGGAACTATACAGGCGGCTTGATCAAGGCCGGAAAGCCATACCGTATTTCTCGAAAGTCCTCCACCATAAGAACAAGGCCTATGAGCCGCAGCTTGCGGAAGCCGCTCGTACGCAGTACTACCTGATTAAAGAGGGCGATACGCCTCCGAAGCCTTAA
- a CDS encoding YuzB family protein: MMPLVEFCISNLASGSQKAKEQLEKDPNLDVVEYGCLGYCGKCFESHYALVNGEVVTGNTPDELVKNIYQFIEENPMF; this comes from the coding sequence ATGATGCCTTTAGTGGAATTTTGCATCAGCAACCTGGCAAGCGGTTCCCAAAAAGCGAAAGAACAGCTTGAAAAAGACCCGAATCTGGATGTGGTCGAGTATGGATGTCTGGGTTATTGCGGCAAGTGCTTTGAATCCCATTACGCGCTTGTAAATGGTGAGGTCGTCACCGGAAATACACCGGACGAGCTTGTCAAAAACATTTATCAATTTATTGAAGAAAATCCGATGTTTTAA
- a CDS encoding 3D domain-containing protein, whose product MKFITELGIRFMITVLFLAAVLTTFESVSGVKAAGLSTWISQQDYPIVSKLFAAKDSDPKEISLQHKELPKVKPMTTLISSQTEEKPKTLHESKDWSIYPSVTVTATGYTAGIESTGKTPGHPQYGITYSGIKVKRDLYSTIAADTTVFPIGTILYIPGYGYGVVADTGSAIKGHKIDLYYETVDDVYEQWGKQKIDVYIIEKGNGSITEEQLKELNEDEAMQVFRKQIIKG is encoded by the coding sequence ATGAAGTTTATTACTGAATTAGGAATACGATTCATGATCACAGTACTGTTCCTTGCAGCGGTGTTGACCACATTTGAATCGGTTTCGGGGGTAAAGGCAGCTGGACTGTCAACATGGATCAGCCAGCAGGATTATCCGATCGTCAGTAAACTTTTTGCTGCAAAAGATTCTGATCCAAAAGAAATTTCATTACAACATAAAGAGCTTCCGAAAGTGAAACCGATGACCACTTTGATTTCAAGCCAGACAGAAGAGAAACCTAAAACACTGCATGAATCAAAGGACTGGAGTATCTATCCCTCGGTAACGGTGACCGCGACCGGTTATACGGCAGGTATCGAATCAACAGGGAAAACCCCTGGACATCCGCAGTATGGGATTACATATTCCGGAATTAAAGTAAAGCGGGACCTGTATTCGACCATCGCAGCCGATACAACGGTCTTTCCAATCGGGACCATTCTTTACATTCCGGGTTATGGATACGGTGTAGTGGCTGATACAGGCAGCGCCATCAAAGGACATAAAATTGACCTTTACTATGAAACGGTCGATGATGTCTATGAACAATGGGGAAAGCAAAAAATTGATGTATATATCATCGAAAAAGGCAATGGGTCCATAACTGAAGAGCAGCTGAAGGAACTGAATGAAGATGAAGCGATGCAAGTGTTCCGGAAGCAGATTATAAAAGGTTGA
- a CDS encoding NupC/NupG family nucleoside CNT transporter: MTNILWGLGGIAVLFGIAFILSNDRKSIRLRTILGGFAIQLTFGFIVLKWGPGRKALEWVTKKVQNVIDYANEGVDFLFGGLFAAEGIGFIFAFQVLTVIIFFSSLISVLYYLGIMQVVIQFFGGALSKLLGTSKAESLSAAANIFVGQTEAPLVVRPYIAKMTNSELFAVMTGGLASVAGSVLFGYALLGVPLEYLLAASFMAAPSGLIMAKMIMPERDTPETVEDITMDKDKATVNVIDAAAKGASDGLGLALNVGAMLLAFIALIAMVNGILGGIGGWFGAENLSLELILGYVFAPLAFVIGVPWGEAVQAGSFIGQKLVLNEFVAYSNFAPEIGNFSAKTAAIISFALCGFANLSSLAILLGGLGGLAPNRRPDIARFGVRAIIAGTLANLLSAAIAGMLIL; this comes from the coding sequence ATGACAAATATTTTATGGGGTCTCGGAGGGATTGCGGTCCTGTTTGGAATCGCTTTTATTCTTTCAAATGACCGCAAATCCATCCGTCTCCGGACAATTCTCGGAGGCTTTGCAATCCAGCTGACTTTTGGATTTATCGTGTTGAAATGGGGTCCGGGGCGCAAGGCGCTTGAATGGGTGACGAAAAAAGTCCAGAATGTAATCGATTATGCTAACGAAGGTGTCGACTTCCTATTCGGCGGCCTGTTTGCAGCGGAAGGCATCGGCTTTATTTTTGCGTTCCAGGTTCTGACGGTCATCATTTTCTTTTCTTCATTAATTTCTGTCCTTTATTATCTGGGTATCATGCAAGTGGTTATCCAATTCTTTGGAGGCGCGCTTTCCAAGCTGCTCGGGACAAGCAAGGCCGAGTCCCTGTCAGCGGCGGCCAATATTTTCGTGGGACAGACCGAAGCGCCGCTTGTCGTCCGTCCTTATATTGCCAAGATGACGAACTCCGAGTTGTTTGCTGTCATGACCGGCGGCCTCGCTTCTGTGGCCGGTTCTGTACTGTTTGGTTATGCGCTGCTCGGGGTACCGCTTGAGTATTTGCTTGCAGCAAGTTTCATGGCTGCGCCATCCGGACTGATTATGGCGAAAATGATCATGCCGGAACGGGATACGCCTGAAACAGTGGAAGACATCACCATGGATAAAGATAAAGCGACCGTAAACGTCATTGATGCGGCAGCAAAAGGTGCGTCTGACGGCCTTGGCCTTGCCTTGAATGTCGGAGCAATGCTTCTTGCTTTCATTGCACTCATCGCAATGGTCAACGGTATTCTCGGCGGCATCGGCGGCTGGTTCGGTGCAGAGAACCTTTCACTCGAATTGATTCTCGGTTATGTTTTTGCACCGCTCGCATTCGTCATCGGTGTGCCGTGGGGCGAAGCTGTCCAGGCAGGAAGCTTCATCGGCCAGAAGCTCGTTTTGAATGAATTTGTTGCTTATTCCAACTTTGCGCCTGAAATTGGTAATTTCTCTGCAAAAACGGCAGCAATCATCAGCTTTGCATTGTGTGGATTCGCAAACCTGTCATCTCTTGCCATCCTGCTTGGCGGCCTTGGCGGACTTGCGCCTAACCGCCGCCCGGATATCGCACGTTTCGGTGTACGCGCCATCATCGCGGGTACACTCGCCAACCTGCTGAGTGCGGCAATTGCGGGCATGTTGATTCTTTAA
- a CDS encoding YuzD family protein, with translation MTEGSVTIYVYGAEQICASCVGMPSSKETYEWLKAAISRKYPDQPFGIEYVDFQNPPESEKKFAERVLEEDLIYPVVVIDGEIIAEGNPRLKDIYKIMEDRGYEPVR, from the coding sequence ATGACAGAAGGAAGCGTAACCATTTATGTATACGGTGCCGAGCAGATTTGCGCAAGCTGTGTCGGAATGCCGTCATCCAAAGAGACATACGAATGGCTAAAAGCGGCTATTTCCCGCAAATATCCGGACCAGCCATTCGGCATCGAATATGTCGATTTCCAAAATCCGCCGGAATCCGAGAAAAAATTTGCCGAACGGGTTCTTGAGGAAGATCTCATTTATCCGGTTGTTGTCATTGATGGCGAAATAATTGCCGAGGGGAATCCGAGGCTGAAGGACATCTATAAAATAATGGAAGACCGGGGATATGAACCGGTTCGCTAG
- a CDS encoding NAD(P)/FAD-dependent oxidoreductase, whose translation MNRPKILILGAGYGGIMTAVNLQKELKIDEAEITLINKHNYHYQTTWLHENAAGTLHHDKTRIPISDIIDKNKINFVEDSVTEIEPDTKRVLTENGEYTYDYLVVALGFEAETFGIKGLKENAFTINNINSARRIREHIEYMFAQYNQEKRDELLTIVVGGAGFTGIEFVGELANRIPELCREFDIDRDKVRLINIEAAPTALPGFDPELVEYAMNLLERKGVEFKIGTTIKEATENSIIVSKDDVVEEIKAETIVWAAGVRGNSIVEKSGFEVMRGRVKVRNDLRDPNHDDVFIVGDCALIINEEIDRPYPPTAQIAIQEADTCAANLTKLIRGEENLEEFHPEIKGTVASLGEGEAIGVVFGDKKLFGSTAAAMKKVIDNRYLLKLGGPSMVLKKGKLKLF comes from the coding sequence TTGAATAGACCAAAGATTTTAATATTAGGTGCAGGTTATGGCGGCATCATGACAGCTGTGAATCTGCAGAAAGAACTGAAGATTGATGAAGCGGAAATTACGCTGATCAACAAACATAATTATCATTACCAGACAACCTGGCTCCATGAAAATGCGGCAGGCACCCTCCATCATGATAAAACAAGGATTCCCATTTCCGACATTATTGACAAAAATAAAATCAATTTTGTTGAAGACAGCGTAACGGAAATCGAACCGGATACCAAACGTGTGTTGACCGAAAATGGCGAGTACACATATGACTACCTAGTCGTAGCCCTTGGCTTTGAAGCTGAAACATTTGGAATCAAAGGGCTGAAGGAGAATGCATTCACGATCAACAATATCAACTCGGCCCGCCGCATCAGGGAACATATTGAATATATGTTCGCGCAGTATAATCAGGAAAAACGTGATGAGCTTCTTACGATTGTCGTGGGCGGGGCCGGCTTTACCGGTATCGAATTTGTCGGTGAATTAGCCAACCGCATCCCTGAACTTTGCAGAGAATTTGATATTGACCGCGATAAAGTCCGCCTCATCAACATTGAAGCGGCACCGACCGCGCTTCCAGGATTTGACCCTGAACTTGTCGAGTACGCAATGAACCTGCTTGAACGCAAAGGGGTAGAGTTCAAAATCGGCACAACAATCAAGGAAGCTACAGAAAACAGCATCATCGTTTCTAAAGATGATGTTGTTGAAGAAATCAAGGCGGAAACGATTGTATGGGCTGCCGGCGTTCGCGGTAATTCCATTGTGGAAAAATCCGGATTCGAGGTCATGCGCGGCCGGGTGAAAGTGCGTAACGACTTGCGGGATCCGAACCATGATGATGTTTTCATTGTCGGTGACTGCGCATTGATCATCAATGAAGAAATCGACCGGCCGTACCCGCCGACAGCACAAATTGCCATCCAGGAGGCGGATACTTGCGCAGCTAACCTGACTAAGCTTATCCGCGGGGAAGAGAACCTGGAAGAGTTCCACCCGGAAATTAAGGGTACCGTGGCATCACTTGGCGAAGGAGAAGCCATCGGTGTTGTATTCGGCGATAAAAAATTATTCGGATCGACTGCCGCCGCAATGAAAAAAGTGATCGACAACCGCTACTTGCTGAAGCTCGGCGGACCGTCCATGGTGCTGAAAAAAGGAAAACTGAAATTGTTTTAA
- a CDS encoding NAD(P)/FAD-dependent oxidoreductase: MSENEKVYDITVIGGGPTGIFTAFYAGMRQASVKIIESLPQLGGQLSALYPEKYIYDVAGFPKVRAQELIDNLIEQADKFDPTVVLEQSVQNVEKQEDGTFKLTTDKEVHYSKTVIITAGSGAFQPRKLGCEGEDKFAGVNVHYHIDDLNNFADRNVLVCGGGDSAVDWAMMLEPIAKNVTLIHRRDKFRAHEHSVENLMNSKVNVKTPYVPKELVGEDRAERVILNKVKSDEEEVLEVDDVIVNFGFVSSLGPIKEWGLEIEKNNIIVNSRMETNIQGIYAAGDVATYDGKVKLIASGFGEAPTAVNNAKAFIDPNARLQPMHSSSMF; encoded by the coding sequence ATGAGCGAGAACGAAAAGGTTTATGACATCACGGTAATCGGCGGGGGCCCGACTGGTATTTTCACGGCTTTCTACGCCGGAATGAGGCAGGCAAGCGTGAAAATCATCGAAAGCTTGCCGCAGCTTGGCGGGCAGCTTTCTGCATTATATCCTGAAAAGTACATATATGATGTTGCCGGTTTCCCGAAAGTACGGGCCCAGGAATTGATCGACAACCTGATTGAGCAGGCTGATAAATTCGACCCGACTGTTGTTCTTGAGCAATCCGTTCAAAATGTTGAAAAGCAGGAAGACGGGACGTTCAAACTGACGACCGATAAGGAAGTCCACTACTCCAAAACCGTCATCATCACTGCCGGTTCAGGAGCATTCCAGCCGCGTAAACTGGGCTGTGAAGGTGAAGACAAGTTTGCTGGTGTCAACGTCCACTATCACATTGATGATCTGAACAATTTTGCAGACCGCAATGTTCTTGTCTGCGGAGGGGGAGACTCTGCAGTTGACTGGGCAATGATGCTTGAGCCGATCGCCAAGAATGTGACGCTTATTCACCGCCGTGACAAATTCCGCGCCCATGAGCACAGTGTCGAAAACTTGATGAATTCAAAAGTCAATGTGAAAACCCCTTACGTTCCAAAAGAACTCGTCGGGGAAGACAGAGCGGAAAGAGTAATTCTGAATAAAGTGAAGTCTGATGAAGAAGAAGTTCTTGAAGTCGATGATGTTATCGTCAACTTCGGGTTTGTATCCTCGCTCGGCCCGATTAAAGAATGGGGTCTTGAGATCGAGAAGAACAACATCATCGTCAACTCTCGAATGGAAACGAATATCCAAGGCATTTATGCTGCCGGCGACGTTGCAACATATGACGGCAAGGTCAAGCTTATTGCATCCGGATTCGGTGAAGCACCGACAGCCGTCAATAATGCCAAAGCGTTCATTGACCCGAATGCCCGCTTGCAGCCGATGCACAGTTCAAGCATGTTCTAA
- the dapF gene encoding diaminopimelate epimerase — protein sequence MERNEFAFTKMHGLGNNYIYVNQFEENLPEERLSEIAVKVSDINTGIGSDGLILIAPSDRAPVKMRIFNNDGSEAKTCGNGLRCVARYAYEKGIVAGTSFQIETLAGIVDAEVHPENGIARMVTIDMGEPRLTRGELPMAAGREDDSVINEPIEVDGKTLSMTGVSMGNPHGVFFVDDIDSAPVLTIGPKLEKDGRFPEGLNVEFIEIVNETEMHFRVWERGSGVTQACGSGACAAVVAGVLNKATARGKAVTVHLAGGDLEITWTEAGRVLMTGPADIICTGSFYLD from the coding sequence ATGGAACGAAATGAGTTTGCGTTTACAAAGATGCATGGGCTAGGCAATAATTACATATATGTGAATCAGTTTGAGGAAAACCTTCCGGAAGAGCGGCTGTCTGAGATTGCGGTAAAAGTGTCTGATATCAATACGGGCATTGGCTCTGACGGGTTGATTTTGATTGCGCCGTCAGACAGGGCGCCTGTGAAGATGAGGATTTTCAACAACGATGGATCTGAAGCGAAGACATGCGGAAATGGATTGCGCTGTGTGGCACGCTACGCTTATGAAAAAGGCATTGTAGCAGGCACATCTTTTCAAATTGAGACACTTGCCGGCATTGTCGATGCAGAGGTCCACCCTGAGAATGGCATTGCCCGAATGGTCACCATCGATATGGGAGAGCCGCGCCTTACTAGAGGCGAACTGCCGATGGCAGCGGGAAGAGAAGATGACAGCGTCATCAATGAACCGATTGAAGTCGATGGCAAAACGCTGTCTATGACCGGGGTTTCAATGGGGAATCCACATGGTGTTTTTTTTGTTGATGATATCGATTCAGCACCGGTGCTGACAATTGGGCCGAAGCTGGAAAAAGACGGGCGGTTTCCGGAAGGGCTGAATGTCGAATTCATTGAAATCGTGAACGAAACGGAAATGCACTTCCGCGTCTGGGAACGCGGGTCTGGCGTCACCCAGGCTTGTGGTTCAGGTGCTTGTGCTGCCGTTGTTGCCGGGGTACTGAACAAGGCAACTGCGCGCGGAAAAGCCGTAACCGTCCACCTTGCCGGCGGCGACCTTGAAATCACCTGGACTGAAGCAGGCCGGGTATTGATGACGGGTCCGGCCGATATCATTTGCACAGGTTCCTTTTACCTGGATTAA
- a CDS encoding YuiA family protein — MRTNKKERKDCPYCSGQGYFQLLLGGSETCDHCHGSGEK, encoded by the coding sequence ATGAGAACGAACAAAAAAGAACGGAAAGATTGTCCTTACTGCTCCGGGCAGGGATATTTCCAGCTGCTGCTCGGCGGATCTGAAACTTGTGACCACTGCCACGGAAGCGGCGAAAAGTAA
- a CDS encoding HesB/IscA family protein, with product MLTITEAASHQIREMMEAEEQDNLRLRLAVRGGGCSGLSYGMGFDADAEENDTVLEVQGIPVVVDKESEPILKGVVIDYKQNMMGGGFTIDNPNAIASCGCGSSFRTATNEGAPEEC from the coding sequence ATGCTTACCATTACAGAAGCAGCAAGTCACCAGATCCGTGAAATGATGGAGGCGGAGGAACAGGATAACCTTAGGCTTCGCCTTGCTGTAAGAGGCGGCGGCTGCAGCGGCCTGTCATACGGCATGGGTTTCGACGCGGATGCAGAGGAAAATGATACTGTACTTGAGGTCCAGGGAATCCCTGTAGTTGTTGATAAAGAAAGTGAGCCAATTTTAAAAGGCGTTGTCATTGATTATAAACAAAACATGATGGGCGGCGGCTTCACAATCGACAACCCGAACGCCATCGCTTCATGCGGGTGCGGTTCTTCGTTCCGTACAGCTACGAATGAAGGTGCTCCGGAAGAGTGCTGA
- the thrB gene encoding homoserine kinase, whose protein sequence is MKPPFSIRVPGSTSNLGPGFDSIGLAVNRYLQLDVFPAENWQFHPRSSEVIGIPADEQNLIYQAAEFAAEQNGRRASDMQPCEVFVSSEIPMARGLGSSGAAITAGIELADQLLALGLAKAEKVRIGSLFEGHPDNVSASYYGGCAIGFHTSEDTKTVQSGVPDLDIVAVIPNYELRTKDARNVLPEQFSRRQAVSASAVTNVLVAAFFQKDWILAGQMMEQDSFHEPFRASLVPELELARKARNKVGAYSAVLSGAGPTVLFFVPKGKAAEVQETLALMYPEWHTECMEPAEKGLAVLQQGERV, encoded by the coding sequence ATGAAGCCGCCTTTTTCCATCAGGGTTCCGGGCAGCACATCAAACCTGGGACCTGGATTCGACTCTATCGGCCTTGCAGTTAACCGATATTTGCAGCTGGATGTGTTCCCGGCTGAAAATTGGCAATTTCATCCCCGATCTTCAGAAGTGATCGGAATTCCTGCGGACGAACAGAACCTGATATACCAGGCTGCCGAGTTTGCCGCTGAGCAAAACGGCCGCCGTGCTTCCGATATGCAACCGTGTGAAGTATTTGTCTCAAGTGAAATTCCAATGGCGAGGGGGCTTGGCAGCAGCGGAGCAGCGATAACCGCGGGAATCGAGCTTGCCGACCAGCTGTTAGCCCTCGGTCTGGCGAAAGCGGAAAAAGTCCGGATCGGCTCCCTTTTTGAAGGTCATCCGGACAATGTTTCCGCATCCTATTACGGTGGGTGTGCCATCGGTTTTCATACTTCCGAAGATACGAAAACGGTTCAGTCTGGGGTGCCCGACCTCGACATCGTAGCAGTCATCCCGAATTATGAATTGCGGACAAAGGATGCCCGCAACGTTCTACCTGAACAATTCAGCCGCCGGCAGGCCGTTTCCGCAAGCGCTGTGACGAACGTCCTCGTTGCCGCCTTCTTTCAAAAAGATTGGATCCTTGCCGGCCAAATGATGGAACAGGATTCATTCCATGAACCTTTCCGCGCCAGCCTCGTTCCCGAACTGGAACTGGCCAGAAAGGCAAGGAATAAAGTGGGGGCCTACAGTGCAGTGCTTAGCGGAGCAGGGCCGACTGTGCTGTTCTTTGTGCCAAAAGGCAAGGCCGCTGAAGTACAGGAAACACTCGCACTTATGTATCCGGAGTGGCATACAGAATGCATGGAACCTGCTGAAAAAGGGCTTGCCGTTCTTCAGCAGGGTGAAAGAGTATAA
- a CDS encoding cobalamin-binding protein, producing the protein MKIVSICPSNTELIHYLGLTGQLIAVDDFSDWPEQVNGLPRLGPDLDIDMDKVEALKPDLVVASLSVPGMEKNVEELKKRGLPHIVLNPNTLDEIAADLLTLGNAAGAEEKAAETAAAFNAFIEKYEQLASAVTDRPSIYWEWWPKPVFTPGGKNWLTEISRLAGAENVFADIDQASFKTDWETVKERNPDHIGMAWVGVQQDKMKPELIEKRPGWAELDAVKKRHIHLLEESLYCRPSPRLLLGLKKLAPLIHPAVFPVNDGVDPLA; encoded by the coding sequence ATGAAAATAGTATCGATTTGCCCGAGTAATACCGAACTGATCCATTATCTCGGCCTCACCGGCCAGCTCATTGCCGTCGATGACTTTTCCGATTGGCCCGAACAAGTCAACGGACTGCCGCGCCTGGGACCTGACTTGGACATTGATATGGACAAAGTCGAAGCTCTAAAACCTGATCTGGTCGTCGCTTCCCTCAGCGTGCCGGGGATGGAAAAAAATGTGGAAGAACTGAAGAAACGCGGCTTGCCACATATCGTGCTCAATCCAAATACACTTGATGAAATTGCAGCCGACTTGCTCACACTGGGAAACGCAGCTGGTGCAGAAGAAAAAGCCGCTGAAACGGCTGCAGCATTCAATGCCTTCATTGAAAAATATGAACAGCTCGCTTCCGCTGTAACCGACAGGCCTTCGATTTACTGGGAATGGTGGCCGAAGCCTGTCTTTACACCCGGCGGGAAAAATTGGCTTACCGAAATCAGCCGGCTGGCAGGTGCTGAAAATGTTTTTGCCGATATTGACCAGGCCAGCTTCAAAACCGACTGGGAAACCGTTAAGGAACGAAATCCGGACCACATCGGCATGGCATGGGTCGGCGTGCAGCAAGATAAAATGAAGCCCGAACTTATAGAAAAGCGGCCAGGATGGGCAGAACTGGATGCGGTAAAAAAGAGGCATATCCATCTTCTTGAAGAGTCTTTATATTGCAGGCCTTCTCCGCGCCTTTTACTCGGCTTGAAAAAACTTGCCCCTCTCATCCATCCGGCGGTTTTTCCCGTGAATGACGGTGTTGACCCGCTTGCATGA
- a CDS encoding NUDIX hydrolase yields MSSNKRANVWLGVAGLIIKDGKWLVVRKKYSGLKGMWSLPAGFVNPAETIDEAVIREVKEETGILSEITGLIGMRSGVINGEVSDNMIVFRLEQTGGRLLPQYDELDDAVFISPEELRRDPRTSEMLHFFLDRAHHNVLDIIDFNPGDHFGYTSYKLLV; encoded by the coding sequence TTGAGTTCAAACAAACGGGCAAATGTATGGCTTGGCGTGGCAGGCCTCATTATAAAAGATGGAAAATGGCTTGTCGTCCGGAAAAAATACAGCGGCCTGAAAGGAATGTGGTCGCTGCCGGCAGGTTTTGTCAATCCAGCCGAAACAATAGATGAAGCGGTCATCCGTGAAGTGAAAGAAGAAACGGGTATTCTATCAGAAATCACTGGACTCATCGGGATGCGTTCCGGCGTCATTAATGGAGAGGTAAGCGACAACATGATTGTTTTCAGGCTTGAACAGACAGGAGGACGGCTGCTCCCGCAGTATGATGAATTGGACGACGCTGTTTTTATTAGCCCTGAAGAACTTCGCCGGGATCCCAGGACATCGGAAATGCTTCACTTTTTCCTTGACCGCGCCCATCATAACGTACTCGATATTATCGATTTCAACCCGGGAGACCATTTCGGTTACACATCTTACAAACTGCTCGTTTAG
- the thrC gene encoding threonine synthase: protein MWKGLLSEYEDFLPVTEKTPVLSLNEGNTPLIPLVHLSEQWGIELYVKVEGANPTGSFKDRGMVMAVAKAKEEGSDAVICASTGNTSASAAAYAARAGMRCIIVIPDGKIAMGKLAQAVMYGAEVYAIKGNFDQALTMVRNISEEGSYTLVNSVNPYRLEGQKTAAFEVCDQLGKAPDILAIPVGNAGNISAYWKGFKEYHEKKGTALPEMRGFEAEGAAAIVRNKVIEEPETIATAIRIGNPASWDKAVAAAEQSNGKIGEVTDDEILEAYTLLAETEGIFAEPASCASIAGLKKQIESGEVKRGSVVVAVLTGNGLKDPSVAIDTAEIEPVVLPNEEKEVRSRIERAVHQ, encoded by the coding sequence ATGTGGAAAGGCTTGCTGTCGGAGTATGAAGATTTCTTGCCTGTAACTGAAAAAACACCTGTCCTTTCGCTGAACGAAGGCAATACTCCGCTGATTCCCCTTGTCCATCTATCCGAGCAATGGGGAATCGAGCTGTATGTGAAAGTGGAAGGGGCTAATCCAACAGGTTCGTTCAAAGACAGAGGCATGGTGATGGCTGTCGCCAAGGCGAAGGAAGAAGGAAGTGATGCCGTTATATGTGCATCGACCGGAAACACATCCGCTTCAGCGGCAGCTTATGCGGCCCGGGCCGGGATGCGGTGCATCATCGTCATCCCCGACGGCAAGATTGCCATGGGAAAACTGGCGCAGGCTGTCATGTATGGAGCGGAAGTATATGCGATTAAAGGAAACTTTGACCAGGCGCTGACAATGGTGCGGAATATCAGTGAAGAGGGATCTTACACCCTTGTCAATTCCGTCAATCCATACAGGCTTGAAGGGCAAAAAACGGCTGCATTCGAGGTATGCGACCAGCTCGGTAAAGCACCTGATATCCTTGCTATTCCGGTCGGCAATGCCGGAAATATATCCGCTTACTGGAAAGGATTCAAGGAATACCATGAGAAAAAAGGGACTGCCCTCCCGGAAATGCGCGGATTTGAAGCAGAAGGGGCAGCGGCGATTGTCCGCAATAAAGTCATTGAAGAACCGGAAACAATCGCAACGGCAATCCGGATCGGAAATCCCGCCAGCTGGGATAAAGCTGTAGCTGCCGCTGAACAATCAAATGGAAAAATCGGCGAAGTGACAGACGATGAAATACTTGAGGCATACACCCTTCTTGCCGAGACAGAGGGAATATTCGCCGAACCGGCATCATGCGCTTCCATTGCCGGCTTGAAAAAACAGATTGAGAGCGGGGAGGTCAAACGGGGATCTGTCGTTGTCGCTGTTTTGACTGGCAATGGACTAAAGGATCCTTCTGTTGCCATCGATACAGCAGAAATCGAGCCTGTTGTCTTGCCGAATGAAGAGAAAGAGGTCAGGAGCCGTATCGAAAGGGCTGTCCACCAATGA
- a CDS encoding YuiB family protein, whose amino-acid sequence MSIPQLIISMLLFIVLFFGIGFLLNMLLRATWVMAVIYPVVVILIIDNVRFFEYITKPGSSFSALYENFLSLGTGDVIILASGLIGAVLAGIAIKALRVRGYQMF is encoded by the coding sequence GTGAGCATACCCCAATTGATCATCTCAATGCTTTTGTTTATCGTGTTATTTTTCGGCATTGGATTTTTGTTGAATATGCTTCTTCGTGCGACATGGGTAATGGCAGTCATTTATCCGGTTGTCGTAATCCTTATTATTGATAATGTCCGTTTTTTTGAATATATCACAAAACCCGGATCGTCCTTCAGTGCGCTTTATGAGAACTTTTTATCACTAGGCACCGGTGATGTCATCATACTGGCATCCGGCTTGATCGGAGCGGTTCTGGCAGGCATTGCAATTAAAGCGCTCCGTGTCCGTGGATATCAAATGTTTTAG